A single Bufo bufo chromosome 6, aBufBuf1.1, whole genome shotgun sequence DNA region contains:
- the SLC35C2 gene encoding solute carrier family 35 member C2, whose protein sequence is MQKTDGVAEKMALPCWAITWKVFLTLGLVLFYYSFSIGITFYNKWLLKRFHFPLFMTLVHLLMTFILSSLSRTLMTCVSRRTRVILPWSDYFKKVAPTALATALDIGLSNWSFLYITVSLYTMTKSSAVLFILLFSLLFKLEELKPALILVVLLISGGLFMFTFKSTQFDARGFFLVLAASCLGGIRWTLTQILMQKAELGLQNPIDTMFHLQPLMFLSLFPLFIGIEGLHVSASTQLFRYQDAQSLLVVLATLGVGGLLAFGLGYSEFLLVSKTSSLTLSIAGIFKELCVLLLAAHLFGDKLSLLNWSGFGVCISGIALHVALRTTHTKEHRVSLSTDMELLLRGGEDEEDEDT, encoded by the exons ATGCAGAAAACGGATGGTGTTGCTGAGAAGATGGCGCTTCCTTGCTGGGCCATAACGTGGAAGGTCTTTCTGACCTTGGGCCTGGTCCTTTTCTATTACTCCTTCTCCATCGGCATTACCTTTTACAACAAGTGGCTGCTGAAG CGATTTCACTTCCCGCTGTTTATGACCCTTGTTCATCTCCTGATGACCTTCATCTTGTCGTCATTAAGTAGAACGTTGATGACCTGTGTCAGCAGACGGACACGAGTTATCCTGCCATGGTCAGACTACTTCAAAAAAGTGGCCCCGACAG CTCTGGCCACTGCTCTGGACATTGGACTTTCCAACTGGAGCTTCCTGTACATCACTGTGTCTCT GTACACCATGACCAAGTCTTCTGCTGTTCTTTTCATCCTCCTCTTCTCACTGCTCTTCAAGTTAGAGGAATTG AAACCAGCTCTTATCCTTGTGGTGCTGCTTATTTCTGGAGGCCTCTTCATGTTCACATTCAAGTCAACACAGTTTGATGCCAGAGGGTTTTTTCTGGTTCTTGCTGCGTCGTGCCTGGGTGGGATCAGGTGGACCCTCACTCAGATCCTCATGCAGAAAGCAGAGCTAG gtttACAGAATCCCATAGACACCATGTTTCATTTACAGCCTCTCATGTTCCTCAGTCTATTTCCGCTTTTTATTGGCATTGAAG GTCTGCACGTATCCGCATCAACGCAGCTTTTTCGCTATCAAGATGCCCAAAGCCTGCTTGTTGTATTGGCCACCCTTGGTGTGGGAGGACTGCTTGCATTTGGCCTTGGATATTCTGAGTTTCTACTGGTTTCCAAAACTTCCAGTCTTACCCTTTCCATCGCTGGCATCTTCAAG GAACTCTGTGTGTTGTTATTGGCGGCCCATCTTTTTGGTGATAAATTGAGCCTACTCAACTGGTCGGGATTTGGCGTCTGCATCTCTGGCATTGCACTGCATGTTGCTTTAAGGACCACCCATACTAAAG